In a genomic window of Branchiostoma floridae strain S238N-H82 chromosome 19, Bfl_VNyyK, whole genome shotgun sequence:
- the LOC118406882 gene encoding melanocyte-stimulating hormone receptor-like produces the protein MAGNSTETLIEEGSSMSLFQCIILLSYNLTGDGVLAKSLAGCKDVGSEALGGPALRTATILFGLVIIVPNMLIALGIIRGHALHKPMYYLIGNIAVVGALAGTVCLSVPLLLHSDGAQSPIQALYTTLFFTLYLSLIGITLLSVDRYVSVHYSLFYNTTITGRQAAAGVVTAWLVSGLLCYSVLLGWNCENLDIRADRCIGQLDGNYIILLTAIIIIVMLIVVYTNVSIYLNIRRRLQALENGQLGANVDAQHISSAQRKAVALWIVVVIFFVSWLPFLVQIIRFLNTFYLTTMEQRLATGSLAGWGVAIVFCYIFALANPIVYAFRLPALRNEVRRQLGACWSSVKRCCVRSQVAPSENFIAPRQIVVASNFNSAPVGVFTVPTRNAAASGRVDPGVQVISVGSEASRDPSCNNVETDKLFVTRRTYYDALKPAQSNHSSKSATEDLPMVAIDLIMTS, from the coding sequence ATGGCTGGAAACTCCACGGAGACTCTCATAGAGGAGGGTTCATCCATGAGCCTGTTCCAGTGCATCATCCTCCTCAGCTACAACCTGACCGGAGACGGCGTGCTGGCGAAGTCCCTGGCTGGGTGCAAGGATGTCGGATCCGAGGCCCTAGGCGGCCCAGCGCTCCGGACTGCCACGATCCTTTTCGGACTGGTCATCATCGTCCCGAACATGCTGATCGCGCTCGGCATCATCAGAGGACACGCCCTGCACAAGCCCATGTACTACCTCATCGGGAACATAGCCGTCGTGGGCGCTCTAGCCGGGACAGTCTGCCTCTCGGTCCCGCTCCTTCTCCACTCCGACGGCGCCCAGTCTCCCATCCAAGCGCTGTACACAACGCTGTTCTTCACGCTCTACCTGTCCCTCATTGGCATCACCCTGCTGTCCGTTGACCGCTACGTGTCCGTCCACTACAGCCTCTTCTACAACACCACCATCACGGGCCGGCAAGCGGCTGCAGGGGTCGTCACAGCCTGGCTGGTGAGCGGACTTCTCTGTTACTCCGTCCTGCTGGGATGGAACTGTGAGAACCTGGACATCAGGGCAGACCGATGTATCGGACAGTTAGACGGCAACTACATCATACTCTTAACAGCTATCATAATCattgtcatgttgattgttGTCTATACCAATGTTAGTATCTACTTGAACATTAGGCGTAGGCTTCAGGCACTTGAAAACGGGCAGTTAGGCGCCAACGTGGACGCGCAACACATCTCATCTGCCCAAAGAAAGGCCGTCGCCCTGTGGATCGTAGTggtcattttctttgttagctGGCTGCCATTCCTTGTCCAGATTATAAGGTTCTTAAACACATTCTATCTAACTACAATGGAACAGCGCTTGGCAACCGGTAGCCTTGCGGGTTGGGGTGTAGCGATAGTGTTCTGCTATATCTTCGCTCTAGCTAACCCGATAGTTTACGCGTTTCGTCTACCGGCGCTCAGGAATGAAGTCAGGCGACAGTTAGGGGCATGTTGGAGCAGCGTGAAACGGTGCTGTGTTCGCTCTCAGGTAGCTCCAAGTGAAAACTTCATAGCTCCGCGACAGATAGTTGTAGCAAGTAACTTTAACTCTGCTCCTGTTGGCGTCTTTACAGTCCCAACCAGGAACGCAGCTGCAAGTGGCCGGGTAGATCCCGGAGTTCAAGTAATCTCTGTGGGCTCTGAAGCGAGTCGAGATCCATCTTGCAATAATGTGGAAACAGACAAGTTGTTTGTAACTCGCCGCACGTATTATGATGCCTTAAAGCCAGCGCAATCAAACCACTCATCAAAATCTGCTACTGAGGACCTACCCATGGTCGCTATTGATTTGATCATGACTAGTTAG